From the genome of Sulfurovum sp. NBC37-1, one region includes:
- a CDS encoding prepilin-type N-terminal cleavage/methylation domain-containing protein, producing the protein MLSSTTRRSAFTLLELLVVIVIVSIVYFLGFNGMEKSENKPRALTALNLKTSIQHSELFSGEATLICIDQCRNCYLRTDISSPFEAYENKIDLAETKTYTLNSQESLLLLEDGRYQDKKICLEMNFYRNGSSTQLILENRHGIYFLPAFFGEPAKVDSLEEARELWLKNSRLAAGSGDFY; encoded by the coding sequence ATGCTCTCCTCAACAACACGAAGAAGTGCTTTCACCCTGCTTGAACTTCTTGTGGTCATCGTCATTGTTTCCATTGTATACTTTCTTGGATTCAACGGAATGGAGAAGAGTGAGAACAAACCCAGGGCACTGACCGCGCTCAACCTAAAAACAAGCATTCAGCATTCTGAACTTTTCAGCGGTGAAGCGACACTGATCTGCATTGACCAGTGCAGGAACTGCTATCTTCGTACAGATATTTCCTCTCCTTTTGAAGCCTACGAGAACAAGATAGACCTTGCAGAGACTAAAACCTATACCCTCAATTCACAGGAGTCGCTGCTGCTGCTTGAAGACGGGCGATACCAGGACAAGAAGATCTGTCTTGAGATGAACTTTTACAGGAACGGCAGCTCCACACAGTTGATACTGGAGAACCGACACGGTATCTATTTTCTCCCGGCATTTTTTGGAGAGCCAGCAAAAGTCGACTCTCTGGAAGAAGCCAGGGAGCTCTGGCTCAAGAACAGCAGGCTGGCTGCTGGAAGCGGGGATTTTTATTGA
- the gspG gene encoding type II secretion system major pseudopilin GspG: protein MRTAQSTDRTLRAGFSLIELLIVIVILGGLVAVVAPGLMDSADQAKRDTVCLKMNDIGKRLDMFKLDNGVYPDTEEGLEALLSNPDAEKYPNYRAKPYLRKLPKDSWETPFVYIKKGDEFELVSFASDRKEGGEENNKDIRFSECNK, encoded by the coding sequence ATGCGCACAGCACAATCAACGGACCGAACACTCAGAGCGGGTTTCTCCCTGATAGAACTTCTCATCGTCATCGTGATACTCGGGGGGCTTGTCGCCGTCGTGGCACCCGGACTGATGGACTCTGCCGATCAGGCCAAAAGAGATACGGTCTGCCTTAAGATGAATGACATTGGCAAAAGACTCGACATGTTCAAACTCGACAACGGTGTTTACCCTGACACAGAAGAGGGACTTGAAGCGCTCCTGAGCAACCCTGATGCCGAAAAATACCCGAACTACAGGGCAAAACCCTACCTGAGGAAACTGCCGAAAGATTCGTGGGAAACACCCTTCGTTTACATCAAAAAAGGAGATGAGTTTGAACTTGTCAGTTTCGCTTCGGACAGAAAAGAGGGGGGAGAAGAGAATAATAAGGACATTCGCTTCTCTGAATGTAACAAATAG
- a CDS encoding PDZ domain-containing protein, translated as MKHLFNPRTLKWLLTLLIAILVVKLVWLAVEMKLLPTAGINQTEEVGGKSLYYRVDLSPNKAPAPKKVEKRAPMGSIKDIELLAVYNAPDTTVVTVMYKRKTKVLGRGGEINGFTLEGAGSTYATFSKNGKTYRVDLIKGKKGSVSGSIRPASRSAVSKPQSGNNVAEGEIVDAGDHKIVDRALLRHYAKNMDDIYKNIGITELKEGKILKGFKITFVKRGSPFAKLGVRRGDIIKSINGQEINSYNAAFNVYKNVGDVENLTLVIQRGKEDMELEYEIN; from the coding sequence ATGAAACATCTTTTTAATCCCCGGACACTGAAGTGGTTACTCACACTGCTCATTGCAATACTTGTGGTCAAGTTAGTATGGCTGGCAGTAGAAATGAAACTTCTGCCCACAGCGGGGATTAACCAGACTGAAGAGGTGGGAGGTAAATCCCTCTACTACAGGGTCGATCTCTCCCCTAACAAAGCACCTGCTCCCAAAAAAGTGGAAAAGAGAGCCCCTATGGGCAGCATCAAAGACATTGAGCTCCTTGCCGTATACAATGCTCCTGACACGACGGTGGTCACTGTGATGTACAAGCGTAAGACAAAAGTACTCGGACGCGGGGGAGAGATCAATGGATTTACACTTGAAGGAGCAGGAAGCACCTATGCTACGTTCAGCAAGAACGGCAAGACCTACAGGGTCGACCTGATCAAAGGCAAAAAAGGTTCAGTATCAGGAAGTATCCGACCGGCTTCCCGTTCCGCCGTTTCAAAACCTCAGAGTGGAAACAATGTGGCTGAGGGAGAGATCGTCGATGCGGGAGACCATAAGATCGTTGACAGAGCCCTGTTGAGACACTATGCCAAGAACATGGACGATATCTACAAAAATATCGGTATTACCGAGCTCAAAGAGGGCAAAATCCTCAAAGGCTTCAAGATCACCTTTGTGAAGCGCGGCAGTCCTTTTGCAAAACTTGGGGTGCGGCGTGGAGATATTATAAAGTCTATCAACGGACAGGAGATAAACAGTTATAATGCGGCATTTAATGTTTATAAGAATGTCGGAGATGTAGAGAACCTTACGCTGGTCATTCAGCGAGGAAAAGAAGACATGGAGTTGGAATATGAAATTAACTAA
- the gspD gene encoding type II secretion system secretin GspD translates to MKLTKILLGILLIFTIALQAADDETVNVNFRDLSVKDFIEMVSKITQKNILIDTDLKGKINFVSTKPIKKSSLIPLANSILRSKGLALIDQGEFYKVVKGSTAAGEGLDVSSSINGETMKTVMFPLKNSNAAVVRAKIKPLLNRNDKIISFKENNVLAITATPRTLQSISKIIKAVEKRGVKRSVVVKLKNASVKEVFPNVQNMAKKLFPQTIESEKVDIFKDEATNSLILVGKEDNDRRMIKYIKQLDQKGDDQTQKMYVLRLKNSNVEEMEKIMSKLISQMNNMATKRPKKGGKPPSKAMVVSDIERNALIVLATGEQMRNIRETVRKIDIPKVQVYVKAKIVEIDKNMAEQVGMKYGMNGGTITSSGLFTLAGNMGASALQMSPALLGFLNTNNTKTYTDPVTGSVIQENNPAFKFDSTDKAFALGAALDLLEKNGAAHLLSEPSVLCTNNKEAEIYVGQTRSILTQAQQSTTAISNVINNYSREDIGLTLKVKPRLSSNNQVTLEVETVLEDIDPSSEQVEDRPTTTKRTVKTNAIVRNGEMIILGGLIKRAGGKNISKVPFLGDIPVLGEMLFTHTGDVEREQNVVIYLTPYIVRKSGDLQKLKEMLAELEEVQVRYNRLVEQALEKNKGKHHSSPAKALVPKTEYVPEPASTHAGSGHASNLDLLNQAEEEF, encoded by the coding sequence ATGAAATTAACTAAAATACTTTTGGGCATACTGTTGATCTTTACGATTGCACTGCAGGCGGCAGATGACGAGACAGTCAATGTGAATTTTCGTGACCTGTCCGTCAAGGATTTTATCGAAATGGTCTCAAAGATCACTCAGAAGAACATCCTTATCGACACCGATCTGAAGGGTAAGATCAACTTTGTTTCGACCAAGCCGATCAAGAAATCTTCCCTGATACCTCTGGCGAACTCTATTTTGAGAAGCAAGGGGCTGGCACTGATTGATCAGGGCGAATTCTACAAAGTGGTCAAGGGTTCCACGGCAGCGGGTGAGGGACTCGATGTCAGCAGTTCCATTAATGGGGAAACTATGAAAACGGTCATGTTCCCGCTGAAGAACTCCAATGCGGCGGTCGTGCGCGCCAAGATCAAACCGCTGCTGAACAGAAATGACAAGATAATCTCCTTCAAAGAGAACAATGTCCTGGCGATCACTGCCACACCGAGAACACTGCAGTCAATCTCCAAGATCATCAAAGCGGTCGAGAAGAGGGGTGTCAAACGTTCCGTGGTTGTCAAGCTAAAGAACGCCAGTGTTAAAGAAGTCTTCCCCAATGTGCAGAATATGGCAAAGAAACTGTTCCCTCAGACCATCGAGAGCGAAAAAGTGGATATCTTCAAGGATGAAGCGACTAACTCACTCATCCTTGTAGGCAAGGAAGATAACGATCGTCGGATGATCAAGTACATCAAGCAACTCGACCAGAAAGGGGACGACCAAACACAGAAAATGTATGTACTCCGCCTGAAGAATTCCAATGTCGAAGAGATGGAAAAGATCATGAGCAAATTGATCTCCCAGATGAACAATATGGCGACGAAAAGACCAAAAAAAGGGGGCAAGCCGCCAAGCAAGGCGATGGTGGTTTCCGATATTGAAAGAAATGCGCTTATCGTACTTGCAACGGGGGAACAGATGCGAAATATTCGTGAAACGGTACGAAAGATAGATATTCCCAAAGTACAGGTCTATGTCAAGGCGAAAATCGTGGAGATCGACAAGAATATGGCCGAGCAGGTCGGTATGAAATACGGAATGAACGGAGGGACGATCACCTCTTCGGGACTCTTTACTCTGGCGGGTAATATGGGAGCAAGTGCATTACAGATGTCCCCGGCACTTTTGGGTTTTTTGAACACAAATAATACAAAAACCTATACAGATCCTGTTACAGGTAGTGTGATCCAAGAAAACAACCCTGCATTCAAGTTTGATTCAACGGACAAAGCCTTTGCTCTTGGTGCAGCACTGGATCTTTTGGAGAAGAACGGTGCGGCACATCTTCTGAGTGAACCTTCAGTACTCTGTACAAACAACAAGGAAGCCGAGATCTATGTGGGGCAAACACGATCGATTCTAACGCAGGCGCAGCAATCCACGACGGCGATCTCCAACGTCATCAACAACTACAGCAGGGAAGATATCGGACTGACACTCAAGGTCAAGCCGAGACTCTCCAGCAACAACCAAGTGACACTCGAGGTCGAAACGGTCCTCGAAGATATCGATCCTTCATCGGAACAGGTCGAAGACAGGCCCACGACTACCAAAAGAACGGTCAAGACCAATGCTATCGTCAGGAACGGTGAGATGATCATTCTCGGAGGCCTTATCAAGAGAGCGGGAGGAAAAAATATCAGCAAAGTACCTTTCCTTGGCGATATTCCCGTATTGGGCGAAATGCTTTTTACGCATACAGGTGATGTGGAACGAGAACAGAACGTCGTGATCTACCTGACGCCCTATATTGTCAGAAAGAGCGGCGACCTGCAGAAGCTCAAGGAGATGCTCGCAGAACTCGAAGAGGTCCAGGTACGCTACAACAGGCTTGTTGAACAGGCACTGGAGAAGAACAAAGGCAAGCACCACAGCAGTCCGGCAAAAGCACTGGTCCCGAAAACGGAGTATGTCCCCGAACCTGCCTCGACACATGCAGGTAGCGGACATGCCAGCAACCTCGACCTGCTGAACCAGGCCGAGGAGGAATTCTGA
- a CDS encoding GspE/PulE family protein translates to MQFPKLQDVNLEPLWEESINHKIALKHSLLFSTIEDIDSCVVQQETLADALNYLAKLSVDYPVVMVDTESFVRLKNKFLEIQTGSDFEEMPTTSEELIEAEGDLLDFIRNSQDLLSSEESAPIIKLVNSLFFQAIKKGASDIHIESGERKGEVRLRIDGALKKHLDLEKSIINLVINRIKVISSLDISEKRVPQDGRTQISISGKTLDVRVSVLPTYYGERVVMRILMQSEHIPSLQELGFAEDLTEDLYKLLNHAHGMILVTGPTGSGKSTTLHAFLQHIATPDKNIITVEDPVEYNASNISQIQVNTKVGLTFAAGLRSILRQDPDIIMVGEIRDSETADIALRSALTGHLLLSTLHTNDSTSSLSRLMDMGIENFLISATLLGVLAQRLTRKLCVHCKEKALLPSAIAEEISVAVDKLYFRAVGCKECDFTGYKGRQAIGELFIIDDRVKEMMKDGFNDHQVREVMKKNGMKTIADKLKEMLLSGETSYEEALRVGLMDG, encoded by the coding sequence ATGCAATTCCCCAAACTGCAGGATGTCAATCTTGAACCGTTATGGGAGGAGTCCATCAACCACAAGATCGCACTGAAACATTCTCTGTTGTTCAGTACGATCGAGGATATCGACAGCTGTGTTGTCCAGCAGGAGACACTGGCAGATGCGCTGAATTATCTCGCCAAACTCTCTGTTGACTATCCGGTGGTGATGGTCGATACCGAGAGTTTTGTACGTCTCAAAAATAAATTCCTCGAGATTCAGACCGGTTCTGACTTCGAAGAGATGCCCACAACTTCTGAAGAGCTTATTGAGGCAGAGGGTGATCTGCTTGATTTTATCCGTAATTCCCAGGACCTGCTTTCCAGCGAAGAATCCGCACCTATCATCAAGCTAGTCAACTCCCTCTTCTTTCAGGCTATCAAGAAGGGTGCGAGCGATATCCATATAGAGAGTGGAGAACGAAAAGGAGAGGTCCGTCTGCGTATTGACGGCGCGCTCAAAAAGCATCTCGATCTTGAAAAGAGTATCATCAACCTGGTCATCAACCGTATCAAGGTCATTTCCAGCCTTGATATCTCCGAAAAACGTGTACCGCAAGATGGGCGTACCCAGATCAGCATTTCGGGGAAGACACTCGACGTCAGGGTCTCTGTACTGCCTACCTATTACGGTGAGCGTGTGGTGATGAGGATACTGATGCAGAGCGAGCACATTCCCAGCCTTCAGGAACTTGGTTTTGCGGAGGATCTGACCGAAGATCTCTACAAATTGCTCAACCATGCCCACGGGATGATCCTTGTCACGGGGCCGACAGGGTCGGGTAAATCGACCACATTGCATGCCTTCCTGCAGCATATAGCCACGCCTGACAAGAACATTATCACCGTGGAAGATCCCGTAGAGTACAATGCAAGCAATATCAGTCAGATACAGGTCAACACCAAGGTGGGGCTTACCTTTGCGGCAGGATTGCGTTCCATTTTGAGACAGGACCCGGATATCATCATGGTGGGGGAAATACGTGACTCCGAAACGGCTGACATCGCTTTGCGTTCTGCACTGACCGGACACCTGCTTCTCTCAACACTACATACCAATGACTCCACCTCCTCCCTGAGCCGTCTGATGGATATGGGTATAGAGAACTTCCTGATCTCGGCAACCCTCCTGGGTGTTTTGGCACAGAGACTGACACGAAAGCTTTGTGTACACTGTAAAGAAAAGGCACTGTTGCCGTCTGCTATTGCAGAAGAGATCAGTGTGGCTGTCGACAAGCTATATTTCAGAGCCGTGGGCTGCAAGGAGTGTGACTTTACCGGCTACAAAGGAAGACAGGCGATAGGAGAACTTTTTATCATTGATGACAGGGTCAAAGAGATGATGAAGGATGGTTTCAATGACCATCAGGTCCGTGAAGTGATGAAAAAGAACGGCATGAAAACCATTGCTGACAAGCTCAAAGAGATGTTGCTTTCAGGTGAGACAAGTTATGAGGAAGCACTCCGTGTCGGACTCATGGATGGCTAA
- a CDS encoding type II secretion system protein: MAKRSAFTLLEVLISIALLGLILPALYQSVELLKDSNKHLFDYVEKSKKITKATETLYLDILSSDGNLTIKKDDFTRLCIEQTRNSLYELPSAKICWIVMKKDHALLRVEGNGYILPLRADDRVEANVVMKNLEVFDVYHSNDKVLVLIQQAKKEPISFMVQGVTKPQKKKKKKKKAVKKPVRKNRSPGRQEKNTTKPPAQVTPPSLT; encoded by the coding sequence ATGGCTAAAAGAAGCGCGTTTACCCTCTTGGAGGTACTTATCTCCATTGCGCTGCTGGGACTGATACTCCCGGCACTCTATCAGAGTGTCGAACTGCTCAAAGACTCTAACAAACACCTTTTTGATTATGTGGAAAAATCCAAAAAGATTACCAAAGCGACAGAGACGCTTTATCTCGATATTCTGAGTTCTGACGGCAACCTGACCATCAAAAAAGACGACTTTACACGACTCTGTATAGAGCAGACCAGGAATTCACTCTATGAACTTCCCAGTGCCAAAATATGCTGGATCGTAATGAAAAAGGACCATGCCCTTCTCAGGGTGGAAGGAAACGGATATATCCTGCCATTGAGAGCAGATGACAGAGTGGAAGCGAACGTTGTGATGAAGAATCTTGAAGTTTTCGATGTCTATCACAGCAATGACAAAGTGCTGGTTCTCATACAGCAGGCAAAAAAAGAACCAATCTCCTTTATGGTGCAGGGTGTCACGAAACCGCAAAAGAAAAAGAAGAAAAAGAAAAAGGCCGTCAAGAAACCGGTCAGAAAGAACCGTTCCCCCGGAAGACAGGAGAAAAATACGACAAAACCTCCGGCTCAAGTTACACCACCGTCACTCACCTAG
- a CDS encoding ATP-binding protein — protein MKEIYEKLGLFYLGKDVDKATMEPVEALTLLKNKNFTTHAAIIGMTGSGKTGLGVGIIEEAAIDNIPSIIIDPKGDMGDLCLSDPSFSAKTFEPWVKDEALSKEEDPAKYAQKIATMWKEGIESFGQDASRVEKFHAVPKTIYTPGSSAGVAINIMSSLELPPAQIMEESDIFNAYLKSTTTSLLSLVGITADPLDSKEYILLAQIITQAWLTKEDLSIETIIGRILKPPFKKIGVLPLDDFYPQDARFKLATKFNALLASPSFSLWLQGDNLDIQKLLYDENGKAKIAIFSIAHLNDDERMFFVTLLLNKYIAWMRRQSGTSTLKTLLYMDEIFGYFPPTKNPPSKEPMLLMLKQARAFGVGVVLSTQNPVDLDYKGLSNIGTWFIGRLQTTQDIERVIDGLGGKIGSNFDKNEIKTLLANLKKRTFFLKSAHLDDIRLFTTRWVLSYLKGPLKRDEISVLMETQKAEQGIEEKSIETLVRKNDRLGSFQNIDTSIPQYYEPDPSQQNIYFPTIGAKVTVHFFNQSKGIDEEKHLLLGLELDAKLQQVSWEDARKEELDFTNLPHIAPKNAQYYDLPKMILEDRGLKHTIRELKAYLYQEEGLELYRCRSPKLESRPGESRSDFIVSVQDVLQQKKEDEIEKLKTRYASKEKVLQDRLLRAQERVAKESSDSTSSMIEMGISVLGALFGKTSPTKIGRTISKGGRILKEHGEMSRAEERVAKVQDDIDALNDELEEKIDKLSEKYNIENCTIESFKLKPRRTDIDIESCAIVWRVS, from the coding sequence ATGAAAGAAATCTATGAAAAACTGGGGCTGTTCTATCTTGGTAAAGATGTTGACAAAGCAACAATGGAGCCTGTAGAAGCACTGACACTGCTGAAGAACAAGAACTTCACAACACATGCTGCGATCATCGGTATGACCGGTTCGGGGAAAACAGGGCTGGGTGTAGGCATTATCGAAGAGGCTGCCATTGACAACATCCCTTCGATCATTATAGATCCCAAAGGCGATATGGGAGACCTTTGCCTGAGTGACCCTTCCTTCTCTGCCAAAACCTTTGAACCCTGGGTGAAGGATGAAGCACTTTCCAAGGAGGAAGACCCTGCCAAGTATGCACAGAAGATTGCAACGATGTGGAAAGAGGGGATAGAGAGTTTTGGACAGGATGCTTCGCGTGTTGAAAAATTTCATGCAGTTCCCAAAACTATCTATACTCCGGGTTCATCTGCCGGTGTAGCTATCAATATCATGTCCTCGCTTGAGTTACCCCCCGCACAGATCATGGAGGAAAGTGATATCTTTAATGCCTACCTCAAGAGTACTACGACCTCACTGCTCTCCCTTGTTGGAATTACTGCCGATCCGCTTGACTCCAAAGAGTATATCCTACTGGCACAGATCATCACACAAGCCTGGTTGACTAAAGAAGACCTGAGTATCGAAACCATCATAGGCCGGATCCTTAAACCTCCATTCAAAAAGATTGGTGTCCTTCCCCTCGATGACTTCTACCCGCAGGATGCGCGTTTCAAACTGGCGACCAAGTTCAATGCGCTTCTGGCAAGCCCCAGCTTTTCTCTCTGGCTGCAGGGGGATAATCTTGATATTCAGAAACTGCTGTATGACGAGAATGGCAAGGCGAAGATCGCCATCTTTTCCATTGCACACCTTAACGATGACGAGCGTATGTTCTTTGTAACGCTGCTGCTGAACAAATACATTGCATGGATGCGCAGACAGAGTGGTACTTCGACACTCAAAACCCTGCTCTATATGGATGAGATATTCGGTTACTTCCCGCCGACGAAGAACCCTCCGAGCAAGGAGCCTATGCTGCTGATGCTCAAACAGGCACGCGCTTTTGGTGTGGGAGTGGTACTCAGCACGCAGAACCCTGTCGATCTTGACTATAAAGGTCTCTCCAACATCGGAACCTGGTTTATCGGCAGGCTGCAGACCACACAGGATATTGAACGTGTTATAGACGGACTGGGAGGAAAGATCGGTTCGAATTTTGACAAAAATGAAATCAAAACACTGCTGGCGAACCTCAAGAAAAGGACCTTCTTCCTTAAAAGTGCGCATCTTGATGATATCCGTCTCTTTACGACAAGATGGGTGCTGAGCTATCTCAAAGGCCCGCTCAAAAGAGATGAGATATCTGTGTTGATGGAGACACAGAAAGCTGAGCAGGGCATAGAGGAGAAAAGTATTGAAACACTGGTGAGAAAGAATGACCGATTAGGCTCTTTCCAGAATATCGATACTTCCATCCCTCAGTACTATGAGCCGGATCCCTCGCAGCAGAACATCTATTTTCCTACGATCGGAGCGAAGGTCACAGTGCATTTTTTCAACCAAAGCAAAGGTATCGATGAGGAGAAACATCTTTTACTTGGTTTGGAACTTGATGCCAAGCTGCAGCAAGTTTCCTGGGAAGATGCCCGGAAAGAAGAATTGGATTTTACCAATCTACCGCATATTGCACCGAAAAATGCACAATATTATGACCTGCCAAAGATGATACTTGAGGACAGAGGGCTGAAGCATACCATTCGGGAGTTGAAAGCATATCTCTACCAGGAAGAGGGACTGGAGCTTTATCGGTGTAGGTCACCGAAACTCGAATCCAGGCCAGGAGAATCGCGTTCAGATTTCATTGTCAGTGTACAGGATGTGCTACAGCAGAAAAAAGAGGATGAGATAGAGAAACTCAAAACACGATATGCTTCCAAAGAGAAAGTACTGCAGGACAGGCTGCTTCGTGCGCAGGAAAGGGTGGCAAAGGAGTCCTCCGATTCCACCTCGTCAATGATCGAAATGGGTATCTCTGTTCTGGGAGCGCTTTTCGGCAAGACATCCCCGACGAAGATAGGGCGCACCATCAGCAAGGGAGGGCGCATACTCAAAGAGCATGGAGAGATGAGCCGCGCAGAAGAGAGAGTTGCCAAAGTGCAGGATGACATCGATGCACTGAATGACGAACTTGAAGAGAAAATCGACAAACTCAGTGAGAAATACAACATAGAAAACTGCACAATCGAGAGTTTTAAGCTCAAGCCGAGACGGACGGATATCGATATAGAGAGTTGTGCCATTGTATGGCGAGTATCGTAA
- a CDS encoding PAS domain-containing protein, with translation MSTYVNSKTEKSMERQEPNGEEYVYTGKPLVVETDSDRIITYANKRFVETSGYSKEEVVGSPHCMHLHPDMPASIFKDACNLTNEGKTWSGLVQNMNKEGISYWTELLIQPKVNEMGKIVGYMATRREMDGSKLEELKEEYEMMRASGEETVRGQFCGEVYLGESACAF, from the coding sequence GTGTCAACATATGTAAACAGCAAGACGGAAAAATCGATGGAGCGGCAGGAGCCTAATGGTGAGGAATATGTTTATACGGGGAAACCGCTCGTTGTAGAGACGGATAGCGACAGGATCATTACCTATGCCAACAAAAGATTTGTGGAAACAAGCGGTTACAGCAAAGAAGAGGTGGTTGGTTCACCTCACTGTATGCACTTGCATCCCGATATGCCTGCAAGTATTTTTAAGGATGCCTGTAACCTGACTAATGAAGGCAAGACCTGGAGCGGTTTGGTGCAGAATATGAACAAAGAGGGAATCTCCTACTGGACTGAACTTCTCATCCAACCAAAGGTCAATGAGATGGGCAAGATTGTCGGTTATATGGCAACACGAAGAGAGATGGATGGCTCCAAGCTCGAAGAGCTGAAAGAAGAATATGAAATGATGAGGGCTTCAGGAGAAGAGACTGTCCGCGGCCAATTCTGTGGTGAAGTTTATTTGGGTGAAAGTGCCTGCGCTTTTTAG
- the pyrE gene encoding orotate phosphoribosyltransferase: MNVEQVYKDANALLEGHFLLASGNHSSRYLQSAKVLEYPQKASLLTDALAEMIRENGIEVDTVCAPALGGVIAGYELARSLGVRSIFVEKKESGMELRRGFEVSPGEKIIICEDIITTGGSALKAAEAIEALGAKVVAFASLANRGFCKRVGGSNEAKSECKLPKDVPFFALEDFTFEMYTPEECPMCKEGSTAIKPGSKG, encoded by the coding sequence ATGAATGTCGAACAGGTATACAAAGATGCCAATGCCCTTTTGGAAGGGCACTTTCTTCTTGCCAGCGGTAACCATTCCAGCCGATACCTCCAAAGTGCCAAGGTATTGGAGTATCCCCAGAAGGCATCCCTGCTTACAGATGCACTTGCTGAAATGATCAGAGAGAACGGAATTGAAGTCGATACGGTTTGTGCTCCCGCACTCGGCGGAGTGATCGCCGGCTACGAACTGGCACGCTCGCTTGGTGTCCGTTCGATCTTCGTTGAAAAAAAAGAGAGTGGTATGGAACTTCGCCGCGGGTTCGAGGTATCTCCGGGTGAAAAGATCATTATTTGTGAAGATATCATCACTACAGGCGGTTCCGCTTTGAAAGCGGCAGAGGCCATTGAAGCACTGGGTGCCAAAGTAGTCGCTTTCGCTTCCCTTGCGAACAGAGGATTCTGTAAGCGCGTCGGTGGCAGCAATGAAGCCAAAAGTGAATGCAAACTGCCAAAAGATGTGCCGTTCTTTGCGCTGGAAGATTTTACTTTTGAGATGTACACTCCAGAAGAGTGTCCCATGTGTAAAGAGGGAAGTACTGCTATTAAGCCAGGTAGTAAAGGATAG
- the frr gene encoding ribosome recycling factor, with product MVNEIFEHTKENMDKSLEALKRDFASLRTGKVTTNIVDNIKVDYYGTPTPLNQVGSVIATDATTISITPWEKNLLSDIERAIQEANIGVNPNNDGDFIKLFFPPMTSEQRQEIVKQAKAMAENARVAIRNIRKDANNKIKKLEKDKEISEDESKRAHDEIQKITDDHIGMVDELFKAKEADILKV from the coding sequence ATGGTCAATGAAATTTTTGAACACACCAAAGAAAATATGGATAAAAGTCTCGAAGCACTTAAACGTGACTTCGCATCATTGCGAACAGGAAAGGTCACTACCAATATCGTCGACAATATCAAAGTCGATTACTATGGAACACCTACACCATTGAACCAGGTGGGAAGCGTCATCGCTACGGATGCAACGACTATCAGCATCACACCATGGGAAAAAAACCTCCTCAGTGACATCGAAAGAGCCATTCAGGAAGCGAACATCGGCGTGAACCCGAATAACGACGGTGACTTCATCAAACTTTTCTTCCCGCCAATGACTAGTGAACAGAGACAGGAGATCGTCAAACAGGCAAAAGCCATGGCGGAGAATGCCAGAGTGGCTATCAGAAACATTCGTAAAGATGCGAACAACAAGATCAAAAAGCTTGAAAAAGATAAAGAGATCTCGGAAGACGAGTCCAAAAGAGCACACGATGAGATCCAAAAGATCACAGATGACCATATTGGTATGGTCGATGAGCTCTTCAAAGCAAAAGAAGCGGATATCCTAAAGGTATAG
- the secG gene encoding preprotein translocase subunit SecG has protein sequence MTSTLLIVQIVLAIAITIAILLQKSSSIGLGAYSGSNESVFGAKGPTGFLAKLTFSLAFLFIVNTLALGYLYTSQNSASVVDEITPKNNAVIPAAPATAPEKPSAPAAPKAPATK, from the coding sequence ATGACATCAACACTATTAATCGTACAAATTGTACTGGCGATCGCTATTACGATCGCTATACTTCTACAAAAAAGTTCAAGTATCGGACTGGGTGCATACAGTGGAAGTAACGAATCTGTATTCGGAGCAAAAGGGCCGACAGGTTTTCTTGCGAAGCTAACTTTCTCCCTTGCTTTCCTTTTCATCGTCAACACATTGGCACTCGGTTATCTCTACACTTCACAGAATAGTGCTTCTGTCGTAGACGAAATCACACCGAAGAACAATGCCGTTATTCCTGCAGCACCTGCCACAGCACCGGAAAAACCTTCTGCACCTGCGGCACCGAAAGCACCGGCTACAAAATAA